The following nucleotide sequence is from Litoribacterium kuwaitense.
GAAATAAGGAGGGAATGTAGATGAGCTTTGATGAGATCATTATTTGGATGATGGCGATTGGTGTGCTTATCGGAGCGGTTGACCGTGTCATCGGTAACAAATTTGGATTGGGCGAACAATTTGAAGAAGGCTTTAATGCAATGGGCCCGCTAGCTTTAGGAATGGTCGGTATTATTACACTGACTCCTGTCATATCAAATGTACTTGGACCGGTCATTATTCCGGTTTTCAATGCAATGGGGGCGGATCCGGCAATGTTTGCGTCCATATTGGCGAATGACATGGGAGGTTATCCGCTTGCGATGGAGTTAGCAGTGAATGAAGAAGCAGGGTTATTATCGGGACTCGTTGTCGCTTCGATGCTCGGTTGTACATTAGTCTTTTCTATTCCAGTCGGGCTAGGGTTAATTGAACAAGAAGACCGTCCTTTTTTTGCTAAAGGGTTACTTGCTGGGTTAGTCACCGTCCCTTTTGGTGGGTTAGTTGGTGGATTAATTGCTGGTTTTGACGTTCAGATGATCTTTATGAACCTTATTCCGGTCATTATTTTGTCGGTATTGCTTATCATCGGTTTAGCTCTAAAGCCAGACCTTTTAATCAGAGGAGCCTTGTTGTTTGGGAAGTTTATCGTTATTGTCATCACGATCGGATTAGGTGCTTCGGCATTCGAATCGTTAACAGGCGTTGTCCTCATCCCTGGAATGGCTCCAATTTCTGATGGGATTGAAATTGTCGGTTTAATCGCAATTATTTTACTTGGTGCATTTCCGATGCTTCATCTCATTGTCAAAGGGTTAGAAAAGCCATTAACAAAAGTCGGTCAAAAAATAGGTATGAACTCTGTAGGCGCTGCCGGAATTGTCATTACTATGGCAAATAGCGTACCGGTTTATAAGATGATGAAGGACATGGATAACCGTGGAAAGGTCATCAATACAGCTTGGCTCGTTCCCGCAACAGCAGCATTAGGAGATCATTTAGGCTTTACAGGAGGCGTTCGCCCAGACATGATCACAGCAGTCGTCTTAAGTAAAATAGCTGCTGGCATTCTTGCGATTGCAGTCGCTTATTGGTTTACGAGAGATACGAAAAATAAAACGACAAACTAAAAGAGGGAGTGCTCGATAATGGCAGGGAAAAAGTATTTTATTGGGCTTGACCAAGGAACAACTGGAACGACGACGCTCATTCTTGATGAAGCGTGGAACATTCATTCGCAAGGATATATGGAACATACACAATATTATCCACAACCAGGATGGGTCGAGCATGACCCCTTAGAAATTTGGGAAAAAACGAAAGAATCGATTCGAATGGCATTGGAAAAAGGATATTTACGATTAAATGAGATCACCGCCATGGGGCTAGATAATCAAGGTGAGACGGTGGTCGTCTGGGATAAAACAACAGGCATGCCGATTTATAATGCGATTGTGTGGCAGGACCGAAGAACAGCACAGGAGGCTGATCGACTCCAAGCCGAATGGGGAGACGTCATAAAAGAAAAAACAGGTGTGATCGTAGAATCATATTTTTCAGCCTTGAAAATTAAGTGGGTGTTGGATGAGGTTGAAGGAGCAAGAGAAAAAGCAGAGAAAGGTGAGCTTTTAGCAGGAACGATTGACACATGGCTTATTTGGAAAATGACGGCTGGAAAACTGCATATGACGGATTATTCTACAGCATCCAGAACGATGTTAATGAACATACATGACGGATGCTGGGATGAAGACATTTTAGAGCGTTTGACCATTCCAAAATCGATGATGGCGGAAATTCGTTCGTCGAGTGAATATTACGGTGAAACTGAGCCTGCAAGCTTTATGGGGGCAAAAGTACCAATTGCTGGTAGTGTCGTCGATCAGCAGGCAGCGCTGTTTGGTCAAGCCTGCTTTGAGCCGGGCACAGTAAAAACGACATATGGAACTGGCTGTTTTATGTTAATGAATACGGGTGAAAAAATTGTCGATTCACCAAATGGACTATTAACGACCGTTGCATGGGGACTTGATGGAAAGATGTCATATGCGTTAGATGGCGGAATTTACATTACGGGTGCTGCAATTCAATGGTTGCGTGATGGTCTGAATATTATTGAAACTGCACAAGAAACAGAGAACTTAGCTAGATCAGTACCAGATAACGGAGGTGTATATTTTGTTCCCGCGTTCGTTGGTTTGGCTGCTCCTCATTGGGATCAATATGCGAGAGGGACAATGATCGGAATCACCGGAGGAACGACAAAAGCGCATATTGTCCGCGCGACGTTAGAGAGCATTGCTTATCAAGTGAAAGAAAACATGGAAGTGATGGAAAAGGATTCGGGGATTAAAATACAAGTGATGCGTGTCGACGGTGGACCTGTTGTCAATGATTTTCTTATGCAATTTCAAGCAGATCTACTAGGAATACCTATTGATGTGCCTATGATTACAGAGACGACCGCTTTAGGAGCAGCTTATTTAGCAGGGATGGCAGTCGGTGAGTTCGATAATCTGGAAGCGATTTCAGCAAAATGGAAGTTAAGCAAACGGTATATGCCTAAGATCGATGAAGGTGAAAGACAACAAATAATGAATCGTTGGCGAAGGGCTGTGGAACGTTCGAAGAATTGGATTGAAAATGATGTATAATGAGGTCCGGCTCTCTTTTTTTAGTTATTTTTGTGGATTTATACCAACTTGACGTGTAAAATTGGTGATTGTACAATGTGGTTAAGTGTTCCAAGGAAGGGAGATTTGCACGGTGCAGAATGAAACAAGAGATGTATTAGTCATTGGCGGTGGTGTCGTAGGCACGGCCATCTTAAGAAAACTGTCTTTATATGATTTATCTATTACATTAGTTGAAAAGCAGCCTGATCTTTGTGAAGGTGCCAGTAAAGCGAATAGTGGGATTGTCCATACTGGTTTTGATGCACCGCCAGGGTCTGTTGAAGCAGAATGTCTCAAACGTTCACGTTATTTATGGTCTGATTATGCTGAACAGCTTAAGATTCCCTATATCCCTACCGGAGCAATGATGATCGCGACGAGTGAAGAAGAAAAAGACATGATTCAAACAAAATACATTCCTAATGCTAAGGAAAATGGTGTATTTGTCGAGTGGATAGAAAGAGAAGAAGTGAAAGAAATGAATCCGGCCGTTACAGACAAGGTTATCGGCGGTTTATCAATTCCTGGGGAGGCCATTTGTGATCCGTTCACAGCGACACGCTCATTTGCAGAGTTGGCGGTTTTAAATGGTGCAGAAATACACCTTGAAGCAGGAGTGACGAGCATTGAAGAAACAGCACAAGGGTTTGCGGTTTCTCTAGAAAATGGTGCGGTCATCAAGACAAAATTCATTGTCAATGCTGCAGGAGTGTATTCCGATCAAATAAGTCGAATGATTGGCGATAAAAGCTATACCATTTCCCCCCGCAAAGGACAATTCATTTTAACGGAAGAAGAAATTGAAATTTCACAGATCGTTTTACCAGTTCCTACACCGACGTCGAAAGGAACACTGATTTCTCCTGTTGTCTTCGGTGGGTTCTTGTTAGGGCCGACAGCGGAAGATCAAGAGGATAAAGACGATCGTTCAACGAGCTCAAAAGGAATGAATCAAGTGCTGGCCGGCTGTGAAAAGCTGATCCCTGATGCAAAGGAATATGAGAGTATTCGCCAGTTTGCTGGGGTAAGGGCAGTTTGCTCCACAGGTGATTATGTCATTCGAGCCTCTGAAAAAAACAGCCGTTTTATTCACGCGGCAGGTATTCGGTCGACAGGTTTATCGGCCGCCCCTGGAATTGCCGAATTGGTTGCCGAAACAATAGCTCAGTCTGGACTCATCTTGGAAAATAAAGAAGACGCCCTACTTGAAACGCCGAATTTATTTAATGATACGGAGGAGAGTGTTGGCGAAATTGTCTGTTTATGCCGCACGATCACACGTAGTGAAATTACGAACGCCCTCGAGGGGCCTATTCCTCCAACGACCATTGATGGTGTAAAGCGAAGAACTGGGGCTACACTCGGAGAATGCCAAGGAAATTGTTGTATCCCTAAAATATTGGATCTTCTAAGTGAATATGAATTAAATCGTGAAACCCCACTCAAGGGACTGAAGAACTCAACAATAGCCCTAAAAAAGGGGGGAGAATGACAATGACCTATGAGTTAGTCATTATTGGTGGAGGAATAACAGGCATAAAGGCAGCTATAAAAGCGCATGAGATGGGATTAAAGGACGTAATAATCACCGATCACAATGCCCAATCCGGTGGTTTTTACAGCAGCCTTTTTCAAAGGGACGAATATCGTGAAGAGAAAGCCCTTGTAGATCAATTTAAGAAGCTTCCGTACGAAAAATGGACGCAATCAACCGCCATCGGATTATTTGAAGCCTTTACAGGCGGTGAACACGAGTTAAATATACAAACGCCTGTAGATACTAAAGACATTAAAGCTCAGAAAGTCATTATCGCTTCAGGAGCACTCGAAAAGCCACGTGAAGCGCATAAAATAAGTGGAACGAGACCCTCTGGTGTGATGACGTCACTGATGGCTATGGGTTTGTTAGAACGAGGTTACATTCCGGGTAAAAAGACAACGGTTTTTGTGAATAGTAAAGCCTCTCATTCATTAGCTGAAGAGATGAGCAGCAAAGGAATTGCCGTTAAAACAATAGATCCGAACGACTACAGCCTCCATGCTGTTCATGGCCATGCCCATCTGACAGGCATTGATATCAAGCATCGCAAGAACGGTTTAGTAGAGTCTACTCCTTGTGACAGCTTAATTTTTAGTGAAGGATATATTCCTTCCACCTTTTTCTTAAAAGGGTCAGGCATTGAACTTGATCAGCAGTTCTTTATTCATATCGACGAGAAAGGGCAGACGAGTGTTGACGGTATTTTAGCCTTCGGAACATGTACTACCTTCCCATATATGTCTGACGACCAAATCGAAGAAAACCTTGCACAGTTTTTAAAAGAAGGAGGCATCAACACATGAAGGTAAGAGATTCATTTATGATTAATGCACCTAAAGCAGACGTTTGGACAGTGTTTATGGACGTTGAAAAGCTTGCAAGCTGTGTTCCTGGCTGTGAAAACTTAGTTGCCCACAGCGATACAGAGTACGAGGCTGACATGGTTGTAAAAACAAAGTTTATGACGATCAAGTTTAAAGCAAATGGCGTCCTCGTCGATGCAGTAGAAGGCGAAGAGATAAAAGTTGAAATGGTTGGAAAGCCGATGAAACTTGCAGGCTTATTTAAAGCAAAGATGGGCATTCTGCTCGAAGAAGCAAGTGCGGAAAACACGAAGGTCAATTACGAAATGGATTTGCAAATGACTGGTCGTTTAGCGACATTAGGAGATATATTAATGAAGGGAACGATTACGAAATCTGCCAATGAATTTGCTGAAAACGTACAAGAGTTGTTTGAAAAAGAGCAGCTAAAATAATACCCACTTGTTCTTCTGCTGTGAAGCGTTCGTACTCACAGCAGTTTTTTTAATTGTTTTCACTGATACAAAGGTAAATAAAGTACGGACTTTAAGAAGAGAACGCACAAGCTCAATTTTTAATAGAGGCAATGTCATTTCGTCTAACATAGGTATAAAATCCTATCTGCCAAGGCTTCTTTGAAAAAAGCTTACACTCTCATTTTACATCAAAAACCTACGTCCATTACTTCGCTTTCTTTTCATAGTAGCCTTCCAGACTCACCAACTATGTGAGCACTTTGAAGGCAAAAGCGTGTACATTTAATATGATTTCGCCCTCTACGACAATCGCCGTCCCCGACAGTTGTTTGTGTTCAATAGAGTTTCTAATCGTATAGCTATACAATTCAATGGTGGCCGCGTTGACACATCATTTAAAGTAGTATATTATTTCGTGAATAAATTGTTTCATAAAGAAATATTCGTAATACGAAAAAAGGAGGGTTATTGATGACAAAAGAGCGAGAAAATATTCAAAAATTTATGACCTCCTTACGTGAAATGCATAAAGTGATGGATCAAGTGTTTCGAGCGATCGCTGTCGACATGGGACATACACCACTGCAACTGTTTGTATTACGCCAGATTGCTCAAGCGCCTGAGCAATCTTTAAAAGACTTAGCAGAAGAGTTGAAGGTGAGCAATTCGACGATGAGCGGTGTCGTTGAACGACTCGTACAGGCGAATCTCATTAAGCGTGAGCGGTCAACAAAAGATCGTCGCGTCCTTGTCATGGAGCTCACTGAGGAAGGACAGACAACAAGCAATGATTTTAGACAACGCTTTTTTGCTAAGCTTGAAGGGATTAAACGCTTACCTGAAGAAGACATGCAGAGACTTTTAGCATTGCACCAAAATATTATTGCCCGTATTAA
It contains:
- a CDS encoding FAD-dependent oxidoreductase encodes the protein MTYELVIIGGGITGIKAAIKAHEMGLKDVIITDHNAQSGGFYSSLFQRDEYREEKALVDQFKKLPYEKWTQSTAIGLFEAFTGGEHELNIQTPVDTKDIKAQKVIIASGALEKPREAHKISGTRPSGVMTSLMAMGLLERGYIPGKKTTVFVNSKASHSLAEEMSSKGIAVKTIDPNDYSLHAVHGHAHLTGIDIKHRKNGLVESTPCDSLIFSEGYIPSTFFLKGSGIELDQQFFIHIDEKGQTSVDGILAFGTCTTFPYMSDDQIEENLAQFLKEGGINT
- the glpK gene encoding glycerol kinase GlpK codes for the protein MAGKKYFIGLDQGTTGTTTLILDEAWNIHSQGYMEHTQYYPQPGWVEHDPLEIWEKTKESIRMALEKGYLRLNEITAMGLDNQGETVVVWDKTTGMPIYNAIVWQDRRTAQEADRLQAEWGDVIKEKTGVIVESYFSALKIKWVLDEVEGAREKAEKGELLAGTIDTWLIWKMTAGKLHMTDYSTASRTMLMNIHDGCWDEDILERLTIPKSMMAEIRSSSEYYGETEPASFMGAKVPIAGSVVDQQAALFGQACFEPGTVKTTYGTGCFMLMNTGEKIVDSPNGLLTTVAWGLDGKMSYALDGGIYITGAAIQWLRDGLNIIETAQETENLARSVPDNGGVYFVPAFVGLAAPHWDQYARGTMIGITGGTTKAHIVRATLESIAYQVKENMEVMEKDSGIKIQVMRVDGGPVVNDFLMQFQADLLGIPIDVPMITETTALGAAYLAGMAVGEFDNLEAISAKWKLSKRYMPKIDEGERQQIMNRWRRAVERSKNWIENDV
- a CDS encoding NAD(P)/FAD-dependent oxidoreductase, translated to MQNETRDVLVIGGGVVGTAILRKLSLYDLSITLVEKQPDLCEGASKANSGIVHTGFDAPPGSVEAECLKRSRYLWSDYAEQLKIPYIPTGAMMIATSEEEKDMIQTKYIPNAKENGVFVEWIEREEVKEMNPAVTDKVIGGLSIPGEAICDPFTATRSFAELAVLNGAEIHLEAGVTSIEETAQGFAVSLENGAVIKTKFIVNAAGVYSDQISRMIGDKSYTISPRKGQFILTEEEIEISQIVLPVPTPTSKGTLISPVVFGGFLLGPTAEDQEDKDDRSTSSKGMNQVLAGCEKLIPDAKEYESIRQFAGVRAVCSTGDYVIRASEKNSRFIHAAGIRSTGLSAAPGIAELVAETIAQSGLILENKEDALLETPNLFNDTEESVGEIVCLCRTITRSEITNALEGPIPPTTIDGVKRRTGATLGECQGNCCIPKILDLLSEYELNRETPLKGLKNSTIALKKGGE
- a CDS encoding MarR family winged helix-turn-helix transcriptional regulator, translating into MTKERENIQKFMTSLREMHKVMDQVFRAIAVDMGHTPLQLFVLRQIAQAPEQSLKDLAEELKVSNSTMSGVVERLVQANLIKRERSTKDRRVLVMELTEEGQTTSNDFRQRFFAKLEGIKRLPEEDMQRLLALHQNIIARIKRDQATTTEER
- a CDS encoding CoxG family protein, with amino-acid sequence MKVRDSFMINAPKADVWTVFMDVEKLASCVPGCENLVAHSDTEYEADMVVKTKFMTIKFKANGVLVDAVEGEEIKVEMVGKPMKLAGLFKAKMGILLEEASAENTKVNYEMDLQMTGRLATLGDILMKGTITKSANEFAENVQELFEKEQLK